Proteins encoded together in one Coffea arabica cultivar ET-39 chromosome 2c, Coffea Arabica ET-39 HiFi, whole genome shotgun sequence window:
- the LOC113721516 gene encoding protein SOSEKI 5-like → MAVANSRPSTELLMPKKWNERSDRSPERAKICSEHPKFNSILDGKVPVIYYLARNGHLEHPHFIQVPLSSSHGLYLRDVINKLNFLRGNGMAHMYSWSSKRNYKNGYVWQDLTEDDLIQPTNDRDYILKGSELLHSSPTVRSLQPTKNDAHNSSSYSRRKKNRSWGSFDNSTFKNEYRVYKCESSRELGGKLADMATQTEDKRRLSRSLREEYFNKSVELCREELSPPSMPSSEGLDGVSGSRAVDRCPGVDDRRTAENECTSGRIKPSRVLNLMHLITCGSSIAVKDRGSMKKKDRRGYLMGVKFGSTVLRHAGNL, encoded by the exons ATGGCAGTGGCTAATTCCAGGCCTAGTACAGAGCTTTTGATGCCCAAGAAATGGAATGAGAGATCCGATAGGAGTCCTGAGAGAGCTAAGATATGTTCCGAACATCCAAAATTCAACTCCATTCTCGACGGGAAAGTCCCCGTCATTTACTACCTCGCCAGAAATGGCCACCTCGAGCACCCTCATTTCATCCAAGTTCCCCTCTCTTCCTCTCACGGCCTTTATCTAAGAG ATGTCATAAATAAATTGAATTTTCTCAGAGGAAATGGCATGGCTCATATGTACTCGTGGTCCTCCAAAAG GAACTATAAGAATGGATACGTGTGGCAGGACTTAACGGAGGACGATTTGATTCAGCCGACCAACGATCGCGATTACATTCTCAAGGGATCAGAGCTGCTGCATTCCTCACCCACCGTCCGATCACTCCAACCAACCAAAAACGATGCTCACAATTCCTCTTCTTACTcgagaaggaagaaaaatcgGTCCTGGGGCTCCTTTGATAATTCCACTTTCAAAAACGAGTACCGAGTTTACAAGTGCGAGTCGAGTCGCGAACTCGGAGGTAAGCTAGCTGACATGGCAACTCAGACGGAGGATAAGCGACGTTTGAGTAGGAGTTTGCGGGAGGAGTACTTTAACAAGAGCGTGGAGTTGTGTAGGGAAGAACTGTCTCCCCCGTCGATGCCTAGCTCGGAAGGATTGGACGGTGTGAGTGGATCTAGAGCCGTCGATCGATGTCCTGGAGTCGATGATCGTCGGACGGCTGAGAATGAGTGCACCAGTGGGAGAATCAAGCCTTCTCGTGTTCTGAATTTGAtgcacttgattacttgtggaTCGTCGATCGCGGTTAAGGATCGCGGttcaatgaagaaaaaggacaGGCGGGGGTATTTGATGGGCGTGAAATTTGGAAGCACGGTGTTACGCCATGCAGGGAACCTATAA
- the LOC113721500 gene encoding uncharacterized protein produces MESKKFEAKLLLKDKRFWFASALIVWAAALQGHMMWLQRQDSFKQKFGNVEQDKDQSRN; encoded by the exons ATGGAATCCAAGAAATTCGAAGCTAAGCTGCTTCTAAAGGATAAACGGTTCTGGTTCGCCTCTGCCCTTATTGTTTGGGCCGCTGCTCTCCAG GGACATATGATGTGGTTACAGAGGCAAGATTCTTTCAAGCAGAAGTTTGGAAATGTAGAGCAGGACAAAGATCAAAGCAGGAATTAG